One window of Gloeothece citriformis PCC 7424 genomic DNA carries:
- the tsf gene encoding translation elongation factor Ts: MAEITAKLVKELREKTGAGMMDCKKALGESGGDMEKATEWLRQKGITSAEKKSGRITAEGLIHSYIHTGGRIGVLVELNCETDFVARGDTFKDLVNNIAMQIAACPNVEYVRVEDIPEAVAQKEKEIEKGRDDLAGKPENIKDKIVEGRIGKRLKELSLMDQPYIKDQSITVAELIKQTIAQIGENIQVRRFVRFVLGEGIEKEEKNFAEEVAAQTGQKVEQPQAAQETAKVEPPTPETVEEVEPPVTPPAQETDSPAAETTTEPPKTTPVDKPKGSPSKKGKKKK; this comes from the coding sequence ATGGCGGAAATAACGGCAAAACTGGTCAAAGAATTACGGGAAAAAACCGGCGCTGGCATGATGGATTGCAAAAAGGCGCTGGGCGAAAGCGGTGGAGATATGGAGAAAGCCACAGAATGGCTACGCCAAAAAGGAATCACCTCCGCTGAGAAAAAATCAGGCCGGATTACGGCTGAAGGGTTAATACACAGTTATATTCACACAGGTGGCCGGATTGGGGTCTTAGTGGAACTCAACTGTGAAACTGACTTTGTGGCCCGGGGCGATACTTTTAAAGATTTAGTTAATAATATCGCCATGCAGATTGCGGCTTGCCCTAATGTGGAATACGTAAGGGTAGAAGACATCCCTGAAGCAGTTGCTCAAAAAGAAAAAGAAATCGAAAAAGGGCGGGATGACTTAGCGGGTAAACCAGAGAACATTAAGGATAAAATCGTTGAGGGTCGTATTGGCAAACGCCTGAAAGAATTATCTTTAATGGATCAACCCTATATTAAAGATCAAAGCATTACTGTCGCTGAATTAATTAAGCAGACTATCGCTCAAATCGGCGAAAATATCCAAGTCCGTCGCTTTGTCCGCTTTGTTCTCGGAGAAGGAATTGAAAAAGAAGAGAAAAACTTTGCTGAGGAAGTAGCGGCTCAAACGGGACAAAAAGTTGAGCAACCCCAAGCCGCTCAAGAAACAGCAAAGGTTGAACCTCCTACCCCCGAAACGGTAGAAGAAGTTGAACCTCCTGTAACCCCACCCGCTCAAGAAACCGATTCTCCAGCAGCAGAAACTACAACCGAACCCCCCAAAACAACCCCTGTGGATAAGCCGAAAGGCAGTCCTAGTAAAAAAGGGAAAAAGAAAAAGTAG
- the rpsB gene encoding 30S ribosomal protein S2: MSVVSLNELLESGVHFGHQTRRWNPKMSPYIYTARNGVHIIDLVQTAELMEEAYDYMRKASDQGKKFLFVGTKRQAAGIIAQEALRCGSNYVNQRWLGGMLTNWETIRTRAERLKELEEMEESGALARRPKKEAAVLRREMYKLQKYLGGIKTMRRIPDVVIIIDLKREYNAVQECQKLGIPIVALLDTNCDPDYVDVPIPANDDAIRSIKLIIGKLADAIYEGRHGEVASDEDYEEFDESLEEDDYEEDYQQQDWASKYSSDDEDEER, from the coding sequence ATGTCAGTTGTATCTCTAAACGAATTACTAGAGTCTGGGGTTCACTTTGGTCATCAAACCCGTCGCTGGAATCCCAAAATGTCTCCGTATATTTACACGGCGCGCAACGGAGTTCACATTATTGACCTAGTTCAAACCGCAGAATTAATGGAGGAAGCTTACGATTATATGCGTAAAGCCTCCGATCAAGGCAAAAAATTCCTCTTTGTGGGAACTAAGCGACAAGCAGCAGGGATTATTGCCCAAGAAGCCCTACGGTGTGGGTCAAATTACGTCAATCAACGCTGGTTAGGCGGGATGCTCACCAACTGGGAAACGATTCGCACTCGCGCTGAACGTCTCAAAGAATTAGAAGAGATGGAAGAAAGTGGGGCACTCGCTCGACGGCCAAAAAAAGAGGCGGCGGTTTTGCGTCGGGAGATGTATAAACTCCAAAAATACTTAGGGGGAATTAAGACCATGCGTCGTATTCCTGATGTCGTTATTATTATCGACTTAAAACGGGAATATAACGCGGTTCAAGAATGTCAAAAATTGGGAATTCCGATTGTAGCTTTATTAGATACTAATTGTGATCCTGATTATGTAGATGTGCCTATTCCCGCTAATGACGATGCGATTCGCTCAATTAAGTTGATTATTGGCAAATTAGCTGATGCGATTTATGAAGGTCGTCATGGAGAAGTTGCTTCTGATGAAGATTATGAAGAATTTGATGAAAGTTTAGAAGAAGACGATTACGAAGAAGATTATCAACAACAGGACTGGGCTTCTAAATATTCTAGTGATGATGAGGATGAAGAAAGATAA
- a CDS encoding B12-binding domain-containing radical SAM protein, with translation MKILLIYPLFPPTFWSYEKSLELVNRKVLLPPLGLITVAAILPQDWEFKLCDRNIRAVTEEEWNWADLVIISGMIVQKPDLIAQIQEAKQRGKLVAVGGAYPTSVPLDMEQAGADFLILDEGENTLPEFVEALNRGETQGIFRSSEKPDITLTPIPRYDLLELDAYDSMSIQFSRGCPFQCEFCDIIILYGRKPRTKTPFQLLKELDYLYQLGWRRGVFMVDDNFIGNKRNVKNFLRQLKVWQIEHHFPFRFNTEASVDLAQDDELMDLMVECNFDAVFLGIETPDEDSLKLTKKFQNTRHPLLETVDKMIRKGLRPMAGFIIGFDGEKPGAATRIIDFVEEAAIPTAMFGMLQALPNTALWERLEKEGRLLANNKQDINQSTLMNFLPTRPIEEIAAEYIEAFWKLYDEEMFLERTYRCFLKLGAPRAKVDFKWPAWVDLKALLIILWRQGIKRKTRWKFWLYFWNIVRHNSPVWEHYLTVCAHNEHFLEYRQVVRQEIENQLEMFLQQKAQLKPHPVPVN, from the coding sequence TTGAAAATTTTATTAATTTATCCTCTTTTTCCTCCAACTTTTTGGTCTTATGAAAAGAGCTTGGAGTTAGTTAATCGTAAGGTTTTATTACCTCCTCTGGGGTTAATTACTGTGGCAGCTATTTTGCCCCAAGACTGGGAATTTAAGTTATGCGATCGCAATATCAGGGCAGTAACAGAAGAAGAATGGAATTGGGCAGACTTAGTGATTATTTCCGGCATGATTGTCCAAAAACCGGATTTAATTGCACAAATTCAAGAAGCTAAACAACGAGGAAAATTAGTGGCAGTGGGAGGAGCTTATCCTACGTCAGTGCCTCTGGATATGGAACAGGCCGGGGCAGATTTTTTAATTTTAGATGAGGGAGAAAATACTTTACCGGAATTTGTCGAAGCGTTAAACAGAGGAGAAACTCAAGGGATTTTTCGGAGTTCAGAAAAACCGGATATTACTCTAACCCCTATTCCTCGTTATGATTTATTAGAATTAGATGCGTATGATTCGATGTCTATTCAGTTTTCTAGGGGGTGTCCCTTTCAGTGTGAATTTTGTGACATCATTATTCTTTATGGTCGAAAACCTCGGACTAAAACGCCTTTTCAGTTATTAAAAGAGTTAGATTATCTTTATCAATTGGGATGGCGACGAGGGGTGTTTATGGTCGATGATAATTTTATCGGCAATAAGCGCAATGTTAAAAATTTTCTCCGGCAGTTAAAAGTCTGGCAAATTGAACATCATTTCCCTTTCCGCTTTAATACAGAAGCTTCTGTAGATTTAGCCCAAGATGATGAATTAATGGATTTAATGGTAGAGTGTAACTTTGATGCTGTATTTTTAGGGATTGAAACTCCCGATGAAGACAGTTTAAAGTTAACTAAAAAATTTCAAAATACTCGTCATCCTCTCTTAGAAACGGTAGATAAAATGATCCGCAAAGGATTAAGACCAATGGCAGGCTTTATTATTGGTTTTGATGGAGAAAAACCAGGAGCAGCCACCAGAATTATTGATTTTGTCGAGGAGGCAGCGATTCCGACAGCTATGTTTGGAATGCTACAAGCTTTACCGAATACAGCCCTATGGGAGCGCTTAGAAAAAGAAGGACGATTACTAGCTAATAATAAACAAGATATTAATCAAAGTACCTTAATGAATTTTCTTCCGACTCGTCCAATTGAAGAAATTGCTGCTGAATATATCGAAGCTTTCTGGAAATTGTATGATGAAGAAATGTTCTTAGAACGGACTTATCGATGTTTTCTTAAACTCGGCGCTCCACGAGCTAAAGTTGATTTTAAATGGCCGGCTTGGGTTGATCTTAAAGCCTTATTGATCATTCTATGGCGACAAGGGATAAAACGTAAAACCCGTTGGAAATTTTGGCTCTATTTTTGGAATATTGTGAGACATAATTCTCCGGTTTGGGAGCATTATTTAACAGTTTGTGCCCACAATGAACATTTCCTTGAATATCGTCAGGTGGTACGTCAAGAAATCGAAAATCAATTAGAGATGTTTTTGCAACAAAAAGCTCAATTAAAGCCTCACCCAGTCCCAGTTAACTAG
- the gcvH gene encoding glycine cleavage system protein GcvH — MEHEYPDDLRYLDSHEYVRLDGEIATIGISAFAIEQLGDIVFLELPEVGEAVEVGESFGHIESVKAVEDLYPPVSGTVIERNEAMIDSPELIGDDPYGEGWLLKLRVVNPDNELDDTLTADEYRSQVEGEA; from the coding sequence ATGGAACACGAATACCCTGACGATCTGAGATATCTTGATAGCCACGAGTACGTCCGCTTGGATGGCGAGATTGCTACCATTGGGATTAGTGCCTTTGCCATTGAACAACTTGGTGACATTGTGTTTTTAGAGTTACCAGAAGTGGGAGAGGCGGTAGAAGTGGGTGAAAGTTTTGGTCATATTGAGTCGGTTAAAGCGGTTGAGGATCTTTATCCCCCTGTATCGGGGACGGTAATAGAACGCAATGAAGCCATGATTGACTCCCCAGAACTGATCGGCGATGATCCTTATGGTGAAGGGTGGTTATTAAAGCTTAGGGTGGTCAATCCTGATAATGAGCTTGATGATACCCTAACGGCGGATGAGTATCGCTCTCAAGTCGAAGGTGAAGCCTGA
- the pds gene encoding 15-cis-phytoene desaturase: protein MRVAIAGAGLAGLSCAKYLVDAGFTPIVLERRDVLGGKIAAWKDEDGDWYETGLHIFFGAYPNMLQLFKELKIEDRLQWKEHTMIFNQPEKPGTYSRFDFPDIPAPINGVMAILSNNDMLTWPEKIKFGLGLIPAMIKGQSYVEEMDQYSWSEWLKKQNIPPRVEKEVFIAMSKALNFINPDEISATILLTALNRFLQEKNGSKMAFLDGSPTERLCQPLVDYITARGGEVRLNAPLKEILLNGDGTVQSFLIRGLDGAADEILTADLYVSAMPVDPLKVMLPKPWREMDFFKKLEGLEGVPVINLHLWFDRKLTEIDHLLFSRSPLLSVYADMSNTCKEYANPDKSMLELVLAPAKDWISKSDEEIIAATMTELEKLFPRHFLGEKPAKLLKYHVVKTPRSVYKATPGRQACRPDQKTPLANFYLAGDYTMQRYLGSMEGAVLSGKLAARAIAEDYSPKTSAVPMLGNPA, encoded by the coding sequence ATGCGAGTTGCCATCGCCGGAGCCGGTTTAGCGGGATTATCATGCGCCAAGTACCTAGTTGACGCAGGATTTACCCCCATTGTTCTAGAACGTCGAGATGTTCTCGGTGGCAAAATTGCTGCCTGGAAAGACGAAGATGGAGACTGGTATGAAACAGGACTCCATATTTTTTTTGGGGCTTACCCCAATATGTTACAGCTATTTAAAGAATTAAAGATCGAAGATCGTCTGCAATGGAAAGAGCATACCATGATCTTCAATCAGCCCGAAAAGCCAGGAACTTATTCCCGTTTTGATTTTCCCGACATACCTGCCCCAATTAATGGGGTAATGGCGATCCTTAGTAATAACGATATGTTGACCTGGCCGGAAAAAATTAAATTCGGTTTAGGATTGATTCCCGCCATGATTAAGGGGCAAAGCTATGTAGAGGAAATGGATCAATACTCCTGGTCAGAGTGGCTCAAAAAACAAAACATTCCTCCTAGAGTAGAAAAAGAAGTTTTTATCGCCATGTCCAAAGCGTTAAACTTCATTAATCCGGATGAAATTTCTGCTACTATTCTTTTAACAGCCTTAAATCGTTTTTTACAAGAAAAAAACGGCTCTAAAATGGCCTTTCTAGATGGATCGCCGACAGAACGGCTTTGTCAGCCTTTAGTCGACTACATCACCGCAAGAGGCGGAGAAGTCCGTCTTAATGCTCCTTTAAAAGAAATATTGCTCAATGGAGATGGAACGGTACAAAGTTTCCTCATTCGGGGACTCGATGGAGCCGCCGATGAAATCCTCACAGCAGATCTCTATGTTTCTGCGATGCCCGTAGATCCCCTGAAGGTGATGTTACCTAAACCTTGGCGGGAAATGGACTTTTTTAAAAAGTTAGAGGGGTTAGAAGGCGTACCGGTCATTAATCTCCATCTCTGGTTTGACCGCAAACTCACAGAGATTGACCATCTTTTATTTTCTCGTTCTCCCTTACTCAGTGTTTATGCTGATATGAGCAACACCTGTAAGGAATATGCTAACCCAGATAAATCGATGTTGGAATTAGTTTTAGCTCCAGCTAAAGATTGGATTAGCAAATCTGATGAGGAAATTATTGCAGCAACCATGACGGAGTTAGAAAAACTCTTTCCCCGCCATTTTCTGGGAGAGAAACCGGCCAAATTGCTGAAATATCACGTCGTGAAAACTCCTCGCTCAGTTTATAAAGCGACCCCCGGACGACAAGCTTGTCGCCCCGATCAAAAAACTCCGCTTGCCAATTTCTATCTTGCAGGAGATTACACCATGCAGCGCTATTTGGGAAGTATGGAAGGAGCAGTCCTCTCCGGAAAACTCGCTGCTCGTGCGATCGCCGAAGATTATTCTCCCAAGACATCTGCTGTTCCTATGTTAGGAAATCCAGCATGA
- the crtB gene encoding 15-cis-phytoene synthase CrtB has protein sequence MLQLPKPTQPNPPLASLDEAYELCRQITEKYSKTFYLGTLLMPPEKRQAIWAIYVWCRRTDELVDGPQAKLTTPETLDNWEKHLESVFAGHPLDDADVALVDTLKRFPMDIQPFRDMIAGQRMDLYRSRYETFEELQLYCYRVAGTVGLMSSAVLGIDERYRTAPWEKNQPLYIPQQEAIALGIANQLTNILRDVGEDAGRGRIYLPLEDLDLFNYSQEDLFNGVIDERWRELMRFQIQRARKYYTEAERGIRALNADSRWPVWAALMLYQGILDVIEMNDYDVFNQRAFVPTAKKMLYLPIAWLRAQTL, from the coding sequence ATGCTGCAACTGCCTAAACCGACTCAACCAAACCCACCTTTAGCCTCCCTTGATGAGGCATACGAACTCTGTCGCCAGATTACAGAGAAATATTCCAAAACGTTTTACCTCGGCACTTTATTAATGCCACCGGAAAAACGTCAAGCTATCTGGGCAATCTACGTCTGGTGTCGTCGCACTGACGAATTAGTCGATGGCCCTCAAGCTAAATTAACTACCCCAGAAACCCTAGATAACTGGGAAAAACACCTAGAATCTGTCTTTGCTGGTCATCCCCTAGATGATGCGGATGTGGCCTTAGTGGATACCTTAAAACGGTTTCCTATGGATATCCAGCCCTTCCGGGATATGATCGCCGGGCAAAGAATGGATCTCTACCGCAGTCGCTATGAAACCTTTGAAGAACTCCAACTGTACTGTTATCGAGTTGCGGGAACAGTAGGGTTAATGTCGAGTGCGGTACTGGGGATAGATGAACGCTATCGAACAGCCCCTTGGGAAAAAAACCAACCTCTCTATATTCCTCAACAAGAAGCGATCGCTCTCGGTATTGCCAACCAGTTAACCAATATCCTGCGGGATGTGGGAGAAGATGCCGGACGGGGTCGAATTTATTTACCTTTAGAAGATTTAGACTTATTTAACTACTCTCAAGAAGACCTATTTAATGGAGTCATTGATGAGCGTTGGCGAGAATTGATGCGTTTTCAAATTCAACGGGCTAGAAAGTATTACACTGAGGCAGAAAGAGGCATTCGCGCCCTAAATGCTGACTCTCGTTGGCCAGTTTGGGCGGCACTGATGCTTTATCAAGGTATTTTAGATGTCATTGAAATGAACGACTATGATGTTTTTAATCAACGGGCGTTTGTTCCTACTGCTAAAAAAATGCTTTATCTACCCATTGCTTGGTTGAGGGCGCAAACGTTATAA
- a CDS encoding 4-hydroxybenzoate solanesyltransferase, translating to MTHSQQTLEPTWMTIIRLLRWDKPAGRLILMIPALWAVFLAAHGTPPLPLVGVIILGTLATSATGCVVNDLWDRDIDPQVERTCNRPIAARALSVRVGIIIAFIALCCAAVLAFYLNSVSFWLCVGAVPVIIGYPLAKRVFPVPQLVLSMAWGFAVLISWSAVTAGLETATWLLWGATIFWTLGFDTVYALSDREDDLKIGINSSAIFFGDYAPDAVGFFFATTAGLLACLGVEMRLNMVFWLAWAIAVMVWITQYIRLRQKEIPKAVYGQIFSQNVWIGFILLSGMILGLLLT from the coding sequence ATGACTCATTCACAACAAACCTTAGAACCAACATGGATGACCATTATTCGACTACTGCGATGGGATAAACCAGCAGGACGGCTTATTTTAATGATTCCGGCCTTGTGGGCGGTTTTTTTGGCTGCTCATGGGACTCCTCCTTTACCTTTAGTAGGGGTGATTATTTTAGGGACTTTAGCCACCAGTGCAACGGGATGTGTGGTTAATGATTTATGGGATCGTGACATTGATCCCCAAGTCGAAAGAACCTGTAATCGTCCGATCGCTGCCCGTGCCCTATCCGTTAGAGTGGGTATTATTATTGCGTTTATTGCTCTTTGTTGTGCGGCTGTCTTAGCATTTTATCTGAATTCGGTAAGTTTTTGGCTATGTGTTGGGGCGGTTCCGGTGATTATTGGTTATCCTCTGGCCAAACGGGTTTTTCCCGTTCCTCAATTGGTGCTATCTATGGCTTGGGGGTTTGCGGTTTTAATCAGTTGGAGTGCGGTGACAGCCGGCTTAGAAACCGCAACTTGGTTACTTTGGGGAGCAACAATTTTTTGGACTTTAGGCTTTGATACAGTCTATGCTCTTAGCGATCGAGAGGATGATTTAAAAATTGGCATTAATTCCAGTGCGATCTTTTTTGGAGACTATGCCCCTGATGCGGTGGGGTTCTTTTTTGCCACTACTGCCGGGTTACTGGCTTGTTTAGGGGTAGAAATGAGATTAAATATGGTGTTTTGGCTGGCTTGGGCGATCGCGGTGATGGTTTGGATCACTCAATATATTCGTCTACGTCAAAAAGAAATCCCTAAAGCGGTTTATGGGCAAATTTTTAGTCAGAATGTTTGGATCGGATTTATTTTGCTCAGTGGAATGATTTTAGGATTATTACTGACTTAA
- a CDS encoding Ppx/GppA phosphatase family protein translates to MVNSYHQTIPNRTKSTMITQSAPCTLAAIDIGTNSIHMVVVHIDPVIPAFTIIAREKDTVRLGDREPKTGELTREAILRSIATLKRCKEFAHSLEADHIVAVATSATREAPNGENFLQLIEQEVGIGVDLISGYEEARRIYLGVLSGMDFQSQPHIIIDIGGGSTEIILADSEDARFLSSTKVGAVRLTQDFVKSDPITETDFASLRAYVQGMLERPIDELRTYLQPGEEPRIVGTSGTIETLVTILALEKLGTVPSPLNGYQITRKEIKDMVKRFASMTYEQRLTIAGMSDKRAEIILAGSVVLLEAMTMLKAETITLCERALREGMIVDWMLTHGYIADRLRYQSEVRQRSVFKLAHKYNVNLDHAQRVAGFALSLFDQIQGYLHTWGTQEKELLWAASILHNSGLYISHSAHHKHSYYLIRHGELLGYTEIELELIANIARYHRKSKPKKKHIPYSQLPDNQRKMIKQLSSILRIAVALDRRQIGAIERLESKYDPEYKKLHLHLFPSQPEDDCALELWNLDYKKVVFEEEYNVQVVATLESVAVRV, encoded by the coding sequence ATGGTAAATTCTTATCATCAAACTATTCCTAACCGCACAAAATCTACTATGATTACTCAATCAGCCCCTTGTACTTTAGCGGCGATCGATATTGGGACAAATTCAATTCACATGGTAGTCGTTCACATCGATCCGGTTATTCCTGCTTTTACCATTATTGCCAGAGAAAAAGATACTGTTAGACTCGGAGATCGAGAGCCAAAAACCGGGGAATTAACCCGGGAAGCGATCTTAAGATCGATCGCCACCCTAAAACGATGTAAAGAGTTTGCCCATAGCTTAGAGGCCGATCATATTGTCGCGGTTGCCACTAGCGCCACGAGAGAAGCCCCCAATGGGGAAAATTTTCTCCAATTGATCGAACAAGAAGTCGGAATTGGGGTTGATTTAATTTCCGGCTATGAAGAAGCTAGACGGATCTATCTTGGGGTTTTATCCGGCATGGATTTTCAGAGTCAGCCCCATATTATTATTGATATTGGTGGAGGGTCAACAGAAATTATTTTAGCGGACTCAGAAGATGCCCGTTTTCTCAGTAGTACCAAAGTTGGGGCAGTCCGTTTAACTCAAGATTTTGTCAAGAGCGATCCGATCACTGAGACAGACTTTGCTAGTCTGCGGGCTTATGTACAGGGGATGTTAGAACGTCCTATTGATGAATTACGGACTTATCTACAGCCGGGAGAAGAACCCCGCATCGTTGGCACTTCCGGCACCATAGAAACTTTAGTGACTATTCTGGCGTTAGAAAAATTGGGGACTGTTCCTAGTCCTCTTAATGGGTATCAAATTACTCGTAAAGAGATCAAAGACATGGTTAAGCGTTTTGCTTCTATGACTTATGAGCAACGTCTGACTATCGCCGGAATGTCCGATAAACGGGCAGAAATTATTTTAGCTGGATCTGTCGTTTTATTGGAAGCGATGACCATGTTAAAAGCAGAGACAATTACCCTGTGTGAACGGGCGCTGCGAGAAGGGATGATTGTAGACTGGATGCTCACTCATGGTTATATTGCCGATCGCTTGCGCTATCAGAGTGAAGTCCGTCAACGGAGTGTCTTTAAACTTGCCCATAAATACAACGTTAATTTAGATCATGCTCAACGAGTCGCCGGTTTTGCGCTCAGTTTATTTGACCAAATTCAAGGCTATCTTCATACTTGGGGCACTCAAGAAAAGGAATTACTTTGGGCAGCGAGTATTTTACATAATAGTGGCTTGTATATTAGTCATTCTGCCCACCATAAACATTCTTATTATTTAATTCGTCATGGAGAGTTGTTAGGATATACCGAAATTGAACTCGAATTAATTGCTAATATCGCTCGATATCACCGCAAGAGTAAACCGAAAAAGAAACATATTCCTTACAGTCAATTGCCAGATAATCAACGCAAAATGATTAAACAATTGAGTAGTATTTTACGGATTGCTGTGGCTTTAGATCGCAGACAAATTGGAGCGATTGAACGCCTAGAAAGTAAATATGATCCGGAATACAAAAAGCTACATTTACATCTATTTCCCAGTCAACCGGAGGATGATTGTGCTTTAGAATTATGGAATTTAGATTACAAGAAAGTCGTCTTTGAGGAAGAATATAATGTCCAAGTGGTGGCCACTTTAGAAAGTGTTGCCGTGAGGGTTTAA
- a CDS encoding rhodanese-like domain-containing protein yields the protein MINEPIPQITVEELAIRLADRDPDLQLIDVREPNEIEIAYIEGFTVLPLSEFSQWSPQINTQFNPSGETLVLCHHGMRSAQMCQWLRNAGFTNVKNIVGGIDAYSLLIDPNIPRY from the coding sequence ATGATCAACGAACCCATTCCTCAAATTACCGTCGAAGAACTGGCTATCCGTTTAGCCGATCGAGATCCGGATCTACAGTTAATTGATGTGCGAGAACCTAACGAAATAGAGATCGCTTACATCGAAGGGTTTACCGTTCTTCCTTTGAGCGAATTTTCCCAATGGTCTCCCCAAATTAACACCCAGTTTAATCCATCTGGGGAAACTCTGGTCTTATGTCATCATGGGATGCGATCGGCTCAGATGTGCCAATGGCTACGAAATGCCGGGTTTACCAATGTTAAAAATATAGTAGGGGGGATCGATGCCTATTCTCTGTTGATCGATCCTAATATCCCTCGTTATTAA
- the hrcA gene encoding heat-inducible transcriptional repressor HrcA has protein sequence MSVRLKLSDRHQNILRATIQHYIATAEPVGSKTLVEEYNFSVSSATVRNVLGRLEKAGLLYQPHTSSGRVPSDQGYRTYVDQLIVPDEKIGKKIEKSLNKELNWDSWSFEALLQRATQILANLSGYIALITLPQSSANRLRHLQLVQVSSKQLMLIMVTDSYQTQSVLIDNPLSVPEEQEDNQEGIEEELQILSNFLNSKLKGLSLAELATLDWSELDQEFTQYTNFLKKLLRELARNLQSSVTTPIIVHGVSEVLRQPEFSQLQQIQMLLHLLEEEQDQLLPLVFEISNPAVLIKRVRVKIGSENPLESMRPCALISATYNQGDLPIGSVGIIGPTRMLYENTIPLVESTADYLSDALS, from the coding sequence ATGTCTGTTCGACTCAAATTAAGCGATCGTCATCAAAATATCTTACGGGCAACTATTCAACATTATATTGCTACAGCAGAACCTGTTGGGTCAAAAACGTTAGTCGAAGAGTATAATTTTAGCGTCAGTTCTGCTACCGTTCGCAATGTTTTAGGAAGATTAGAAAAAGCCGGGTTACTCTATCAACCCCATACCTCATCGGGAAGAGTCCCGTCTGATCAGGGTTATCGAACTTATGTCGATCAACTGATTGTTCCTGATGAAAAAATCGGTAAAAAAATTGAAAAATCTTTAAATAAAGAGTTAAATTGGGACAGTTGGAGTTTTGAAGCTCTTTTACAACGGGCAACCCAAATTTTAGCCAATTTAAGCGGTTATATCGCTTTGATTACTTTGCCTCAATCTTCCGCTAACCGTCTGCGTCATCTTCAGTTGGTTCAAGTCTCTTCTAAGCAACTGATGTTAATTATGGTGACAGATAGTTATCAAACTCAATCAGTTTTAATCGATAATCCTCTCTCTGTGCCGGAAGAGCAAGAGGATAATCAAGAGGGAATAGAAGAAGAATTACAAATTTTATCTAACTTTCTTAATAGTAAATTAAAGGGGCTTTCTTTAGCAGAATTAGCCACTTTAGACTGGAGTGAGTTGGATCAAGAATTTACTCAATATACCAATTTTCTCAAAAAGTTATTAAGAGAATTAGCTCGAAATCTTCAATCTTCTGTGACGACTCCGATCATTGTTCATGGAGTTTCAGAAGTCTTACGTCAGCCGGAATTTTCCCAATTACAACAAATTCAGATGTTACTTCATCTGTTAGAAGAAGAACAGGATCAACTGTTGCCTTTAGTGTTTGAAATTTCTAATCCTGCTGTCTTAATTAAGCGTGTTAGGGTTAAAATTGGCTCAGAAAATCCTTTAGAGTCAATGCGTCCTTGTGCTTTAATTTCTGCTACTTATAATCAAGGAGATTTACCGATCGGCAGTGTGGGAATTATTGGCCCTACAAGAATGTTATATGAAAATACTATCCCCCTAGTCGAATCTACGGCGGATTATCTTTCAGACGCTTTAAGTTAA
- a CDS encoding PadR family transcriptional regulator: MLELATLGLLQREPLHGYRLKQQLELLMSGCISVNYGAIYPLLKRLEEKGFLEVCLEEDGHGGNTRKIYQITETGRERWKKKMMEHPHESWVHARSRFMIKFFFFSYIESQERIKLLEHRLKVCQLRLENQDIEIFSPDSYQSIAWGRCQEMLANEILWLEKQIVHEKTKLLPLNSRRKVQLTIKSRVDNG, translated from the coding sequence ATGTTAGAATTAGCAACCCTAGGACTACTACAAAGAGAACCATTGCACGGCTATCGGCTTAAGCAACAGCTAGAATTATTGATGAGTGGTTGTATTAGTGTGAATTATGGCGCGATTTACCCTTTATTGAAGCGTTTAGAAGAAAAAGGCTTCCTTGAGGTGTGTTTAGAAGAGGATGGTCATGGGGGAAATACTCGAAAAATCTATCAAATTACTGAGACAGGAAGAGAGCGATGGAAAAAAAAGATGATGGAACATCCCCATGAAAGTTGGGTTCATGCTCGTTCTCGGTTTATGATTAAGTTTTTCTTCTTTAGTTATATAGAGTCTCAAGAACGAATAAAGTTGCTGGAACATCGGTTAAAAGTCTGTCAATTGCGCCTAGAAAATCAAGACATAGAAATTTTTTCCCCCGATTCTTATCAGTCTATCGCTTGGGGTAGATGTCAAGAAATGCTTGCCAATGAAATTCTCTGGCTTGAAAAGCAAATTGTTCATGAAAAAACAAAATTATTACCCTTAAATAGTCGCAGAAAAGTTCAGTTAACGATCAAAAGTAGAGTTGATAATGGATAA